From Geomonas agri, one genomic window encodes:
- a CDS encoding peptidylprolyl isomerase, producing the protein MKFKSRVSLSLLSLLLYASLAMAADTQLGSVAPGAAPAPVNSGVKPAAETTSGNSAAPSPAVAEAPAPKPDTVTIRLNAPLLSPKFSSTPLAVVNDDIITFEDLKSAIGMIHSGMGTEQAAPKKNFADVLKRLVNVRLMVQEARNIGLDKDEQIKPAMDEFKKQLLRDTLLNEQVKDIAADEKDVARIARERSMEWRLKSLVVGQLSTVKAFEAEIKAGNPFDKVYDSFVSDGRGKKGGNVEEFIARDAIDPTMLVALEKLKVGDTGKPVAIEKGYVIYRVEEIRTKDDPKMVEQVRQELTSQRRVAALKKFNDSLVKKYVKMKKLYKTLDYENKKIPFEKLLKDNRVIAEIQGEKPLTVADFSDAVSAKFFHGVKRAIESKKVNKEKDAILEEILSGIVIDKEARLRRIDQTEEYHNKVKSKEDTLLFGQFMQKVVVPEVTITRDETKAYYTEHAKDFISPASYLLDAIAFYSPEKAEEAVNKLRTGTDFKWYKANAEGQDSISTRYEAFFEGNPVALDELPAKMKQALSGSAKGDYRPFVDGTIGYVLAVVDYQAPAPLPYETVEGVIREKVSYMKLNDNIESWSTKLRKASEVTVYADFTQQEKP; encoded by the coding sequence ATGAAATTCAAGTCCCGTGTATCCCTGTCCCTTCTTTCCCTTCTACTTTACGCTTCACTGGCTATGGCCGCCGATACCCAGCTGGGCAGTGTGGCACCGGGGGCAGCCCCGGCACCGGTCAACTCCGGGGTGAAACCGGCCGCCGAAACCACTTCCGGCAACTCCGCAGCGCCTTCCCCGGCTGTGGCTGAAGCCCCGGCTCCCAAACCCGATACTGTCACTATACGGCTGAATGCACCACTACTGTCACCCAAGTTCTCCTCGACCCCTCTGGCTGTGGTCAACGACGACATTATTACCTTCGAAGACCTCAAATCCGCCATTGGTATGATCCACTCTGGCATGGGCACGGAGCAGGCCGCCCCTAAAAAGAATTTCGCGGATGTGCTCAAGCGCCTGGTCAACGTGCGCCTGATGGTCCAGGAAGCACGGAATATCGGATTGGACAAGGATGAACAGATCAAACCTGCCATGGACGAGTTCAAAAAGCAGCTCCTGCGGGACACGCTCCTGAACGAACAAGTCAAGGATATTGCTGCCGATGAGAAGGATGTTGCAAGGATTGCGCGCGAACGCTCCATGGAATGGCGCCTGAAATCGCTGGTCGTCGGGCAGCTCTCCACAGTCAAGGCCTTTGAAGCGGAGATTAAGGCGGGCAATCCCTTTGACAAGGTCTATGACAGCTTTGTCAGCGATGGACGCGGCAAAAAGGGAGGCAATGTCGAGGAGTTCATAGCGAGGGATGCCATCGACCCGACCATGTTGGTTGCACTGGAGAAGTTGAAAGTCGGTGATACCGGGAAGCCTGTTGCCATAGAAAAAGGGTACGTTATATACCGCGTAGAAGAGATCCGCACCAAGGACGATCCCAAGATGGTCGAACAGGTCCGCCAGGAACTGACCTCGCAGCGGCGGGTGGCGGCGCTGAAGAAGTTCAACGATTCGCTGGTCAAAAAATACGTCAAAATGAAAAAATTGTACAAAACACTGGATTATGAAAACAAGAAGATCCCGTTTGAGAAACTTCTGAAGGACAACCGTGTTATCGCCGAGATCCAGGGGGAAAAGCCGCTTACCGTTGCGGACTTTTCGGATGCGGTGTCTGCCAAGTTTTTCCACGGCGTTAAACGGGCCATCGAGAGCAAGAAGGTGAACAAGGAGAAAGATGCCATCCTGGAGGAGATACTCAGCGGGATCGTGATCGACAAGGAAGCCCGACTGCGGAGAATAGACCAGACTGAGGAGTATCACAACAAGGTCAAGAGCAAAGAGGACACCCTCCTGTTCGGTCAGTTCATGCAGAAGGTTGTGGTGCCTGAGGTGACGATTACACGGGACGAGACAAAGGCCTATTACACCGAGCATGCCAAGGATTTCATCAGTCCAGCTTCCTATCTGCTGGATGCCATCGCCTTTTATAGCCCCGAAAAGGCCGAGGAAGCGGTAAACAAACTGCGGACCGGCACAGATTTCAAATGGTACAAGGCGAATGCAGAAGGCCAGGATTCCATCAGTACGCGGTATGAGGCATTTTTCGAAGGGAACCCCGTTGCCCTGGATGAACTGCCGGCCAAGATGAAGCAGGCACTTTCGGGCAGTGCCAAGGGCGATTACCGGCCATTTGTCGACGGCACCATTGGCTATGTTCTAGCGGTGGTTGATTACCAGGCGCCGGCACCTCTGCCGTACGAGACGGTCGAGGGTGTGATCAGGGAAAAGGTGTCATACATGAAACTCAATGACAATATTGAATCCTGGTCCACAAAACTGAGGAAAGCCTCGGAAGTCACGGTATACGCCGACTTCACCCAACAGGAGAAACCATGA
- a CDS encoding cytochrome c3 family protein, with translation MNTLKNLRVGTMALVMLLVCGGMLPWVASDSYAAKKMASKDCLDCHTKFEAKYFSMKNLHTIVKEKKCEGCHLRHGRVPKLLLKKDGNQICLDCHAPAKVGLNRKFVHVPLKSGKCSGCHNPHGSQAPAMLMAEGNDVCYSCHKKQAFEKKFVHEVLRKGGCKTCHSAHSSDERYLLTKAEPALCLGCHDKSSSAFTKAHGGYPVEGKVCTGCHNPHTSNQPKLLKQSVHNPVATQGCDGCHAAANSAAPFSVTQKGSALCLQCHEMPALTAGGTVQHAPFKSGECLSCHNPHTSEYAKLMSQDGNKLCYGCHKAKAETMAYKHAPMGDAKGCLSCHRPHAAAFKGLVNKKGADLCNECHANTKDALKSKTVHEPFKGGDCQSCHNPHGSNFTAMAVDRVDKLCYSCHSDSETNFKKTYTHKPVVGGECLSCHKGHASAEAKLLKAAGPKLCSTCHEKMMTAETGGTNHDPFKGGECMTCHDAHASNAAGMLVKPQVQVCAGCHEPYKGLKEAVSTHKPFTEGNCSMCHNPHKAKLKNLLVTQGPGLCYTCHKDIEAKMTKEKPHNPAQQDCLNCHKPHYAGNAKLLASKVGATCDQCHDASKAPFVKAHIGIEASVMNCMDCHDPHASKDPKFFKSSVHAPFASRACEECHIVPKP, from the coding sequence ATGAACACGTTGAAGAACTTGCGGGTCGGGACTATGGCACTGGTCATGCTGCTTGTCTGTGGCGGCATGCTCCCTTGGGTCGCGTCCGACAGCTATGCCGCCAAAAAAATGGCCAGCAAGGATTGTCTGGACTGCCACACGAAATTCGAAGCCAAGTACTTTTCCATGAAGAACCTCCATACGATCGTCAAGGAGAAAAAGTGTGAAGGGTGCCATCTCCGCCATGGTCGAGTGCCCAAACTGCTGCTCAAGAAGGATGGCAATCAGATCTGTCTGGACTGCCATGCCCCGGCCAAGGTGGGGCTGAACCGGAAATTCGTCCATGTGCCGCTCAAGTCGGGTAAATGTTCGGGATGCCACAACCCCCATGGCTCGCAGGCACCCGCCATGCTTATGGCAGAGGGAAATGACGTCTGCTACAGCTGTCATAAAAAGCAAGCCTTCGAGAAGAAATTTGTCCATGAGGTGTTGCGCAAGGGGGGGTGCAAGACTTGTCACAGCGCCCACAGCTCGGACGAACGTTATTTGCTGACCAAGGCTGAACCGGCCCTCTGCCTGGGCTGCCACGACAAGTCGTCCAGTGCGTTCACGAAGGCCCACGGTGGCTACCCGGTGGAAGGCAAGGTCTGCACCGGCTGCCATAACCCACATACCTCGAACCAGCCGAAACTGCTCAAGCAGAGTGTTCACAACCCCGTTGCCACACAAGGGTGCGACGGGTGTCATGCCGCGGCAAACTCGGCGGCACCCTTTAGTGTGACCCAGAAGGGATCGGCGCTTTGCCTGCAGTGCCATGAAATGCCCGCGCTCACAGCGGGCGGAACCGTCCAGCACGCCCCCTTCAAGAGCGGTGAATGTCTAAGTTGCCATAATCCCCATACCTCCGAGTATGCCAAACTGATGTCCCAGGACGGCAATAAGCTCTGCTACGGATGTCATAAGGCCAAGGCCGAGACGATGGCCTACAAGCACGCACCGATGGGGGATGCCAAGGGCTGTCTGTCGTGCCACAGGCCGCATGCCGCCGCTTTCAAGGGCCTGGTCAACAAGAAGGGCGCTGATCTGTGCAATGAGTGCCATGCCAATACCAAGGACGCTTTAAAGAGCAAAACGGTTCACGAACCCTTCAAGGGGGGCGATTGCCAGTCGTGCCACAACCCGCACGGCTCCAATTTCACTGCCATGGCGGTGGACCGCGTAGACAAACTCTGCTATTCCTGCCACTCGGATTCGGAAACTAATTTTAAAAAGACCTACACTCACAAGCCGGTTGTTGGCGGCGAATGCCTTTCCTGCCATAAGGGGCACGCCAGCGCTGAGGCAAAGCTTCTTAAGGCCGCCGGCCCGAAACTCTGCAGCACCTGCCATGAGAAGATGATGACGGCCGAAACCGGCGGCACCAACCATGATCCGTTCAAGGGGGGCGAGTGCATGACCTGCCATGACGCCCACGCCAGCAATGCCGCCGGGATGCTGGTAAAACCGCAGGTCCAGGTATGCGCCGGCTGCCACGAGCCCTACAAGGGGCTTAAGGAGGCGGTGTCCACGCATAAGCCATTCACCGAGGGGAACTGTTCCATGTGTCACAACCCTCACAAGGCCAAATTGAAAAACCTGCTGGTAACCCAGGGGCCCGGCCTATGCTACACCTGTCACAAGGATATTGAGGCCAAGATGACCAAGGAGAAGCCGCACAACCCGGCACAGCAGGACTGTCTGAACTGCCACAAGCCGCATTATGCTGGGAACGCCAAACTGTTGGCATCGAAAGTGGGTGCAACGTGCGACCAGTGCCATGATGCCTCTAAAGCACCTTTTGTTAAGGCGCACATCGGTATTGAGGCATCCGTGATGAACTGCATGGACTGTCACGACCCCCATGCGTCCAAGGATCCGAAGTTTTTCAAGAGCTCGGTCCATGCACCCTTTGCGTCGCGCGCTTGCGAAGAGTGTCATATCGTTCCCAAGCCGTGA